The Leptospira paudalimensis region GCGGAAGTTCGAGGTAAATCGTGAAACGTTAGTGGTTTAGGAAATTTCCAAAACCACTTGGTCCCAAAGTTTTTTGAAGTTAGAGAGAGATTTTGACTGCCAAGAAACATTGAGGGATCCTTGGATTTTGATTTGGTAAGTAGCACTTTTTCTAGAATCAATAATGAACATGGAAAGGGTAGTGATCCCCGAACTGTTCACAAATTGAAGTTCACGAAAGTCC contains the following coding sequences:
- a CDS encoding slr1659 superfamily regulator, whose product is MEIKDLDYNIQYDEATKTVKFTGSIRLQNLPAYEPIKLFLRDVAKQCQGALLTMDFRELQFVNSSGITTLSMFIIDSRKSATYQIKIQGSLNVSWQSKSLSNFKKLWDQVVLEIS